Proteins from a genomic interval of Thunnus maccoyii chromosome 1, fThuMac1.1, whole genome shotgun sequence:
- the LOC121895773 gene encoding proteoglycan 4-like, whose product MTSHNLCPYGLKSLLECITRAALLSQPGDNPDFLFEYLSELINFRRCHPEDDPKIVSFNYQEMWENKFLGAKKAPKTPITASAAAPQVPSQAQVEETLKELYLDLASSTDGNVVKKPQKERMPTNKTSGKNKKPSASPMYPTPTPPPRVGRQHGKNVPPPFLVVKGEGKPAPPPRDVSMKTRRVSSVKVPIQQESKGTCEDVRKTPQTRRRTLTPIPAKSSEPEKVSVSESRVASKPAKPSSVPIPIVTHKLVLPPIPQRKKQDGQVSVVQGKAAPTKPRKSSPMNREVMPDETSSRPPVRKARGPLKAKAKAVPKTAPVPGPESMKEPGPERPRETTPAPPTDPKPEKKRIRPDTAPEKTRAPRILRPLRARVKRVENRTIEGIQGTAFGRPGSSTFTNTYPHLAHVVHIIRYRRMQIRSSPQGHSGPSLS is encoded by the exons ATGACTTCCCACAATTTGTGCCCGTACGGACTGAAGAGCTTGTTGGAGTGTATTACCAGAGCAGCACTGCTATCTCAACCTGGTGATAATCCCGActttttatttgagtatttatcAGAGCTGATCAACTTCAGAAGATGTCACCCTGAGGATGATCCCAAGATTGTTTCCTTCAACTACCAAGAGATGTGGG AGAACAAGTTCCTGGGAGCGAAAAAAGCGCCAAAGACTCCAATCACCgcgtctgcagcagcaccaCAAGTTCCATCGCAGGCCCAGGTAGAGGAGACTTTGAAGGAGCTGTACTTGGATTTGGCATCTTCTACTGATGGAAACGTTGTAAAAAAACCTCAAAAGGAGAGAATGCCAACCAACAAAACTTCAGGAAAGAACAAGAAGCCCTCTGCATCTCCCATGTATCCCACACCGACACCACCTCCTCGTGTGGGAAGACAACATGGGAAGAATGTACCACCACCTTTCCTTGTTGTAAAGGGAGAAGGGAAGCCTGCACCACCCCCCCGCGATGTCAGCATGAAGACACGTAGAGTGTCCTCAGTGAAGGTTCCTATTCAACAGGAGAGTAAAGGAACCTGTGAAGATGTCAGGAAAACGCCACAAACACGCCGGCGCACACTAACACCAATTCCAGCCAAATCTTCAGAACCGGAGAAGGTTTCAGTCTCAGAATCCAGAGTGGCCAGTAAACCTGCCAAACCTTCCAGTGTTCCCATACCAATAGTGACACACAAGCTTGTTCTCCCACCTATtccacagaggaaaaaacaagatggCCAGGTATCTGTGGTCCAGGGCAAGGCTGCGCCCACTAAACCCAGGAAAAGTTCACCAATGAACAGGGAGGTGATGCCAGACGAGACCAGCAGCAGGCCTCCAGTACGCAAAGCACGGGGGCCACTAAAGGCAAAGGCAAAAGCAGTACCAAAAACAGCTCCTGTACCTGGACCAGAGAGCATGAAAGAACCAGGACCAGAGAGGCCCAGAGAGACCACACCTGCCCCACCTACTGATCCGAagccagagaagaagaggataCGTCCTGACACGGCACCAGAGAAAACCAGAGCACCGAGAATTCTGCGGCCACTGAGGGCAAGGGTAAAGCGGGTGGAAAACAGGACTATAGAGGGTATTCAGGGTACAGCCTTCGGTAGACCAGGCTCTAGTACTTTTACTAACACTTACCCTCATTTGGCACATGTGGTCCATATAATAAGATATAGACGGATGCAGATTAGATCCTCTCCTCAGGGTCACAGTGGTCCCTCATTAAGTTAA